DNA from Anticarsia gemmatalis isolate Benzon Research Colony breed Stoneville strain chromosome 23, ilAntGemm2 primary, whole genome shotgun sequence:
GTATTCTCCAAAGATAAGAAGAATCTTGATCCTACAATCAAGGGAATCAGATCTTCTGGGTCTTCGAAGTAATTAGCAAACAACATCGGCGGACCGTGAGGGTCAGTGGCGTTCAGGAGTAGTCTTCCTTTACTCTTTGGAGTCAAGTTCATTACTCTCGGGTACATGCCGTCGTAGAAAGCAGTTGGAAGGGTTCCCGTGCTGTCAAACGTAGCCGGTTCGTAAAGAAATTCTTTCGCAATTGCATAGTCTACTTGTATCTGTATGTCTGGTGCTGGTAAACTAGGATTGCTCTTCAAGAACGCAACACTAACGACTGGACCATTAGATGACAGAGGTCCATGTTTACATTCCATTTCACTGTATTCGTGGACTTCTTGTAACATTTCCTCAAAGTCTATCAAAGTTGATGTTCTATTAGGCAGCGCCATGAGGTACCCGTTGAATGTCACGTGGTCTTGTAAATTTTCTCCAACAGCCAAATCTTTTATCACTGGTATATGTAGTTTTCTGAGATGTTCTTCAGGGCCTATACCAGACAACATCAATAATTTCGGAGAGTTAATACTGCCAGCGCTTACGATTACTTCTTTTCTCGCATATGCGGTGTGAACCTTTCCGTTTCTGATGTATTTGACGCCGTATGCGACCTTGTTTTTATCTATAAGTATTTTGAAGACCTCTGACTTGATTCTTACTGTAAGATTCTTACGTTTGTATCGTATGGGTTGTATGAAAGCATTGTTGGCGGATACCCTCTCTCCGTGACGGGAGAATGATTGTATTTCTGTCCCACCTAGTTGATAGGCTGCGTTAACGTCAATATCAGGCAAACCTGCTTCCCTATAAGCATCGATGATCATTCTAGAAGGCACGTCTATGTCAGGGTAGTATGAGACTGACTGCTCGCCGTGTACGCCGTGATATTTACGGTCTAATTCTTCGTGGTTGTGGTTCTGTTCAGACTTTTTGAAGAACGGCAGcacctgtaaataaaattacgataaTTTGGTAAAAATTAGTAATAATGTCAGCTTATTTGAATGTTTAACTAATACAGACGATTTGTCTATAATATTTGGTATTTGATTTTAGTTAGTACGTACCTATTATGCTAAGTTCTTTAAACTTGTCAGCTTAGAGTAGTATCTATATCTAGACAAAATATAAGATATGCCACGGGGCAGATGAGAAATTCATAATCGGCGAAACATCCAGCCTCTACCTGCCACCAATGACTCgtctcattaaaaatatttcatcagaTTTAGTTCAAGGTATCGCCGTGCAGGTGAATTAAAGTAGTAGTTAAGTCTCACGTCTTTATAGCTCCAGCCCGGGTTGCCGAGTGCCGCCCAGCCGTCGTAGTCCAACTTGTTACCTCTCACGTATACCATGGAGTTGATGGAACTTGAACCACCCATCGTTTTACCTCTGAAAGGATTATCTACAAGTTACAAGATTGTAAAAGAAATCTTTACTACAATTAGTAATTGTGAGGTTTGGATGGTTGAATGTACGTGTGTAACTCAATTGTTCCGAATGTACTGTTCAGCTTTGGtatacagtttataaataacttagaacacatttaattattactttttacctcctgaaatcttttcacgcggggATGGTAGctagtttttcatattttgtgaAGGTTTTGTAGCTATAATTAGGTCACCTTTACAATTTATCACTGTTTGAACTGGTTACTATACAAAGggtgttttattttcagttcttttaattaaaaaataaattatcataaaatgtttTGCTTGATTCCGTGTCTCGTACTGAAATGGTTCAGCGATTTAACCTTAAAAACGTAATGGTAAAAGAGTAGTCAAAAATATGCACATACCTCGGCCATGAGCACTGTCCCCCTGGTCTGGCCAGACACGCCTTGCCATCAGGCATCGTGGTATACTGCCAGTCGATGTTAGAACCTGGTAGCGAAGGAGAGAGACCTGGCACCAGGGTTATATCCGGCTGTTCCATACCTGCTTCTAGTAGTAGCACCTAAAGTGTTATGTTaatcaatacataatattatatcagttataaaataaagttcccTTGCTGCGTCTGTTTACTTGCgataaattcaaattaactTTCATGCAATTTTCACTTAGGTATACATACCATAGATAAGGTATTCTCGTAGAAGATTTCagtgtacattttttaaatgttaaatcgGTGTAACTCGgctgaattttgataaaataagtaatagaaACACGAAAAAGAAAATTGGTTTTAATGTAACTCGTAATCATTTTTACTTGTATAAATGCGATAAAATTGGtccacaagaaaaaaaaaactaaagtttgTAGTAACAAAAAGTTACAACGAATAGCAAAATGCCAACATCAcgtggtattcccaggcggtcacccatccaagtactaaccacgcccgatgttgcttaacttcggtgatcggacgagaaccggtgtgttcaacatggtatggacgttggcgacAGCAGAGTTCAATTTTGCGTTTAGTTTACGCTTGATATGACGTCATCCATTGCCAACTGTGCCATCCTGCGATGCTACCGTACGTAGTAGTTCGTTCATCTACCGGTAGATGGCGCAAACCAAAATGTTTTACGAAAATTATTAAGTTGATGTGCATAAGCTCTATTATAGAGCAAAGTGGTCGTTGTTTATACGAGATTTTCTTTTCACTGAATAATTTCCCAATTTTGCAAATGAGATTAAATCTACACATACCTTCCAATGTTTGTTGGCAGACAGTCTGTTGGCGACCACACAGCCAGCAGAGCCGGCGCCGACCACGATGAAGTCATATTGTTCGTGGTGTCTGTCAGTATCGTGTGAGTGGTGGCGCAGCTGCTCCTGTATCCTGCGGTCCTTGGAGTCTCCGAACAGCTGCACCAGCAGGCTCAGGTACATCACCCCCCATGATGAACACGCGGTCACGTGAGTATGCGCTGGACACACCTCCGACAGATTTATAGGCTGCCAAAGCATTTTGCCTGaaatttagtattaattatttattagattgcTCATTTAATTTGTAGTAACTGTAACTTAACTTTAGGCGTCTTAATACgcctttaataaataaaccttgATGTAAATAAATTCTTAATATTTACCAATGTGTTAAATAACTTAAGTGTACGGTATCTATACTACTGCACCGTCTACtgcaaattaatttgttaaagatACAAACCCATTACAATtcaaagataattaaaattagtgcatattttcaattaaatgataacatttttacaaaataattatttcaagtcAATATATAAGTTAATTGAAATGAGATAGCGAACATTATTAAATCCATTGCTTGCGAAGAATAATGTCGTAAATAACCTCATTTTTGAACGAATAAACAACATGGCGCCTGCAAAGTAGAATCGGAATCTAAACGGGGAAATTGAGTTCTATTTCGAGGCTGGTTTTACTTTGGTTTTTTATGGAACTGGTCCTAAAAACGCCATGAATCAAACCGCTAAACTCCACCAGACTTGTAAAAAGAAACATCAATTATTATACCTTGAATCCACGATGATGTTCGATTGCGAGTTAAGGACTTGAATAGATTATAGTTAAAAGCTAACTCGAATATTAGGTACTTACCATGAATTTCGTCTAAAATGTTAAACACACGATCTAATTGTGCAAAAACATATCAAAGAATAAAAATCCGTACCTTTATTTAGCAGCGTTTCAGTATAATCATCAGCCTTGTTCAACGATTGGTTTCGTGAGCCGCAGTTTTCGAAGTTTACACATCGCTTGTTCTACAcaatttaagtacttaattatcCTAATTGTAtacacttaataatatatttagatacacGCAATGCACGTTAAAAATTAGTCAGTATATTGGCTACACTGACTGATTTTTAACCGGACCACAAATCATTTTATGTCAAATTATCAACTGAACAATTCTTCTTTctgttttgaattaaatttttatatgaattattttgtacaGCTACATTGTacagctccaaaagtcgctgaacagaatcaaatttacaaaatacctgtacaaaataaaatgccatACGCTTAGTTTACAGCgacttttgaaatactcgtgtAAAGCAACTATTAGAATAAGTATTCAGTTGGACAGCGATTTGCCAGGCCGGAGGTGATTATGCAGGTGTGTGTGTTCAGAAtgcataaaaatgtattcagtCCACTTTTAAGATGCAAAGATTGCAGAGTAATCTAATGTcttaatatgatattatttctcTTTCGTGTTCAtatttcaattacttttattCGTATGTCATAAATTACTCAACATCATGATAGTGAAAAGATCTACATCATAATCCGTTGAGTTATTTAGATGATTTCGTAAGACTCGGTAAGCTTAAAACAATGCTGAAATTTTCGGCGGTTTTTATCCTTTATAATGATGTGCCGCATGCATTTCAAAagtctatttaaatataaaaaatgcttattaATATCTAGTTTGCTGCTTTCACACAGTCCATTCATCTTTTTTTCGGTTTTCCTTTGCTCACATGCCCGCTTACATTATTCATACTCATTATGAATAATGTAAACGGGCTCCTGTTAAAACAtgtaaatgaaatgaaacaatTATCCACTGAagcataaaatttataatttaatttataggtaGTGAGTATTGGGCGTAAAATAAGGATGACGAAAGAAGATTATTTGCAGTTGAAATGCGCTCATTGCGTAATATGTGCGGTGTTACACTAAATGATACAGCATGATAAGGGATCTTTGTGGTTTAAAAGAAGATGTGACAAGGACTATACAAGGTATGCTTAGATGGTTGAAAACGCCGGGAGGGGACGgtctagaaagacatacacaatTCGTAtaggtgatgtcttgcaaaaaggacAGTACGTACCCAGCGGTCCTGTGTAACcagaatgaagcaaaggaagctTGTTAGGTTCGTACAAAGTGGCGTTTCAGTTTATTAATGGTCATATTTATTCATCCAGTCGTGAAGAACGAAGTCCACTCCTCGCTCACCGATCATGATACTTGGTGCATTAGTGTTACCTCGAACTACGAACGGCATTATTGAGGAGTCTATCACTCTCAGACCAGAGATACCGTACACCCTCAATCTAGGGTCCACGACAGCCCCCTTGTCCCATTTAGGACCCATCTTACAAGTACCCACAGGGTGATAACTAGTGGCGGTGTAAGCCCTTGCCAAACAGACCGTATAGTCATCAGTGCCCCATATATAATGTTCACACGCTGGCAATGGTTTCTTCACAAAATACACTCCTCTAGATTTGAATGCCCTCGTATTCTCTAAAGATAAGAAAAACCTTGAGCCTGCAATCAAAGGTATCAGATCTTCTGGGTCCTCGAAGTAATTAGCGAACAACATCGGTGGACCGTGAGGGTCTGTGACGTTCAGGAGTAGTCTTCCTTTACTCTTTGGAGTCAAGTTCATTACTATCGGATACATGCCGTCGTAGAAAACAGATGGAATGACTCCTGCGCGGTTATACGTCGTCGGTTCATAGAAAAACTCCTTCGCTATCGTATAGCCCACTTGTATTTGTATGTCTGGTGCCGGCAAACTAGGATTACTCTTCAAGAATGCAACAGTAACGACTGGACCATTGGACGACAGAGGTCCATGCTTACATTCCATTTCACTGTACTCATGGATTTCTTGTAACATTTCCTCAAAGTCTATCAAAGTTGATGTTCTATTAGGTAGCGCCATGAGGTACCCGTTGAATGTCACGTGGTCTTGTAAATTTTCTCCAACAGCCAAATCTTTGATCACTGGTATATGTAGTTTTCTGAGATGTTCTTCAGGGCCTATACCAGACAACATCAATAATTTCGGAGAGTTAATACTGCCAGCGCTTACGATAACTTCTTTTCTCGCATATGCGGTGTGAACCTTTCCGTTTCTGATGTATTTGACGCCGTATGCGACCTTGTTCTTATCTATTAGTATTTTAAAGACCTCAGACTTGATTCTTACTGTAAGATTCTTTCGTTTGTATCGTATGGGTTGTATGAAAGCATTGTTGGCGGATACTCTCTCTCCGTGGCGGGAGAAAGTCTGTAATTCAGTACCACCTACTTGCTGGGCCGCGTTAATATCGACAGGAGGCAAGCCTACTTCATTATAAGCGTCGATGATCATTCTAGAAGGTACATCTAGGTAGGGGTAGTATGAGACTGACTGCTCGCCGTGTACGCCGTGGTATTTACGGTTAAATCCTTCGGAGTCGAGGTTCTGTTCAGATAATTTGAAGAACGGCAGCACCTGTAAATGAGGATGTTGGGAAAAATGTATTCTTTGTATAACTATTAGTTGAAAATAGACTTGAATAATCGTTCTACAAGACTGTCTATGAGGTAGGAAGTCTCACGTCTTTATAGCTCCAGCCAGGGTTGCCGAGCGCCGCCCAGCCGTCGTAGTCCAACTTGTTACCTCTCACGTACACCATGGAGTTGATGGAACTTGAACCACCCATTGTTTTACCTCTGAAAATTTAATATACAGATTacggtaacattgaacgtgggaactGAGTgaaacaattgataaaagtttgcaaaactaaaatgaatctttatcaattgtgttggtttcatatgaaaaaaatatcgttcaaattcccacgttcaatgttacccaaataattcaaagttacccaagttgactgtactgTAATCTGATATATGATAAACGTAAAAGTTTTGATGTTGGACAGATGTTTGCCACTTAAAGATGCAAACTACTTGAACAGATTTTGGTGATTGGCACACAATTTATGCAACTTTTAGCAGAACTAGTTTTTCACATTTTAGTAAAGTCTGTTTTCTATAAGTAAGGCCCTCCTTCGGTAGTGTGACTAAGCTGAAtgtattatccatactaatattataaatgcgaaagtaactctgtctgtctgtctgtctgtctgtctgtctgtctgtctgtctgtctgtctgtctgtctgtctgtctgtctgtctgctactcaatcacgcctaaactactgaagcaatttgcatgaaatttggtatggagatattttgatacccgagaaaggacataggctactttttaaccTGGGAAAAtgatttcccgggaaaattcaggtggcgaacgaataatcaatattataatgacattaaattaacaaaattccgttgtcatggcaactgttttaatggcgaataaagcgcgacttcgttatattaagaggtataaataattttaagaatatttttcgtgaaaaataagcttattttatatcatcacgctacgactaataggagcagagtaacagtaaaaaagtgtaacaaaaacgtggacaattctgacccattctctcttatgtgacgcaagcgaagttgcgcgggtcagctagtattaactATGTTCCATTTTCAACGTGAAAGTTGATCTTCCTTTAGCTGTTTATGTCCTGTTTTAACCTAAGATTCATTACTTGTATCCGAGTTTTTAATGCAATCTCTTCTATGGTTTAGCCTGTCGAATTTACAGACAAACTAACTCATTAACAAGATCAGTAATAGTCTTTATATTCTGTGGTCAGGATGACGTTAGCAGAACAGTCTTTAATACAGACCTCGGCCATGAGCACCGTCCTCCAGTCCTGGCGAGACACGCCTTGCCGTCAGGCATCGTGGAGTATCGCCAGTCGATATTGGAACCTAACAGTACCGGATAAAAGCCTGGCACCAGCGTCACATCTGGCTGTTCCATACCTGCTTCAAGTAGTAGCACCTGGCATTCACACACAGAAAGATGTCTTAGAGAGTTGCTTAATGCAAAATAAATGATAGATTTCACCAcctaaattgtaaattaaaaaatcagtaCAATATCCAAAAAGTTGTAAAAG
Protein-coding regions in this window:
- the LOC142983056 gene encoding glucose dehydrogenase [FAD, quinone]-like; amino-acid sequence: MLWQPINLSEVCPAHTHVTACSSWGVMYLSLLVQLFGDSKDRRIQEQLRHHSHDTDRHHEQYDFIVVGAGSAGCVVANRLSANKHWKVLLLEAGMEQPDITLVPGLSPSLPGSNIDWQYTTMPDGKACLARPGGQCSWPRGKTMGGSSSINSMVYVRGNKLDYDGWAALGNPGWSYKDVLPFFKKSEQNHNHEELDRKYHGVHGEQSVSYYPDIDVPSRMIIDAYREAGLPDIDVNAAYQLGGTEIQSFSRHGERVSANNAFIQPIRYKRKNLTVRIKSEVFKILIDKNKVAYGVKYIRNGKVHTAYARKEVIVSAGSINSPKLLMLSGIGPEEHLRKLHIPVIKDLAVGENLQDHVTFNGYLMALPNRTSTLIDFEEMLQEVHEYSEMECKHGPLSSNGPVVSVAFLKSNPSLPAPDIQIQVDYAIAKEFLYEPATFDSTGTLPTAFYDGMYPRVMNLTPKSKGRLLLNATDPHGPPMLFANYFEDPEDLIPLIVGSRFFLSLENTKAFKSKGAYFVKKPLPGCEHCKWGTDDYTVCLSKAYTSSAYHPVGTCKMGPKWDKEAVVDPRLRVYGISGLRVIDSSIMPFVVRGNTNAPSIMIGERGVDFVLHDWMNKYDH
- the LOC142983055 gene encoding glucose dehydrogenase [FAD, quinone]-like, which codes for MLWQPLNLSEVCPAHTHVTACSSWGVMYLSLLVQLFGDSKDRRIQEQLRHHSHHVDRHDEQYDFIVVGAGSAGCVVANRLSANKRWKVLLLEAGMEQPDVTLVPGFYPVLLGSNIDWRYSTMPDGKACLARTGGRCSWPRGKTMGGSSSINSMVYVRGNKLDYDGWAALGNPGWSYKDVLPFFKLSEQNLDSEGFNRKYHGVHGEQSVSYYPYLDVPSRMIIDAYNEVGLPPVDINAAQQVGGTELQTFSRHGERVSANNAFIQPIRYKRKNLTVRIKSEVFKILIDKNKVAYGVKYIRNGKVHTAYARKEVIVSAGSINSPKLLMLSGIGPEEHLRKLHIPVIKDLAVGENLQDHVTFNGYLMALPNRTSTLIDFEEMLQEIHEYSEMECKHGPLSSNGPVVTVAFLKSNPSLPAPDIQIQVGYTIAKEFFYEPTTYNRAGVIPSVFYDGMYPIVMNLTPKSKGRLLLNVTDPHGPPMLFANYFEDPEDLIPLIAGSRFFLSLENTRAFKSRGVYFVKKPLPACEHYIWGTDDYTVCLARAYTATSYHPVGTCKMGPKWDKGAVVDPRLRVYGISGLRVIDSSIMPFVVRGNTNAPSIMIGERGVDFVLHDWMNKYDH